A region of Streptomyces sp. NBC_01788 DNA encodes the following proteins:
- a CDS encoding GNAT family N-acetyltransferase, whose product MDISVYRPGELTAADRAAWTAMQSKAHLHGAEELANPFLSPEFALAVGRCRRGVRIAVIREDGEPAAFFPFQRSATGVGRAVGLGVSDCQGLVHRPGFTWDARELLRACSLAVWEFDHLVAGQEPFEAGASGTFPSPVMDIDQGYDTYLRELRDRSPKFTRTTLAKERKLGRDAGPVRYVHDERDLAALRRLMAWKSAQYRRTGRNDRFASEWINRLVTRLFHTRSDPFAGILSVLYADGRPVAAHFGLRTERVLACWFPAYDPAYAKFSPGLILHLRMAEAAAADGIAYLDLGRGQKEYKDSLKTRELNVSEGWVTRRHPVAVGHRARRAPVRALRNAVLSRPELFEPADRALKRIGQIRSRH is encoded by the coding sequence GTGGACATCAGCGTGTACCGCCCCGGCGAGCTGACGGCCGCCGACCGGGCGGCGTGGACCGCGATGCAGTCCAAGGCTCATCTGCACGGCGCGGAGGAGCTGGCGAACCCCTTCCTGTCCCCCGAGTTCGCGCTCGCGGTGGGCCGGTGCAGACGCGGCGTGCGGATCGCGGTGATCCGCGAGGACGGCGAGCCCGCCGCGTTCTTCCCGTTCCAGAGATCGGCCACCGGCGTCGGCCGGGCCGTCGGGCTCGGCGTCTCCGACTGCCAGGGCCTGGTCCACCGGCCCGGCTTCACCTGGGACGCCCGTGAGCTGCTGCGGGCCTGCTCGCTGGCCGTCTGGGAGTTCGACCACCTGGTGGCGGGCCAGGAGCCGTTCGAGGCGGGAGCCTCCGGCACCTTCCCGTCCCCGGTCATGGACATCGACCAGGGGTACGACACCTATCTGCGCGAACTGCGGGACCGCTCCCCGAAGTTCACCCGGACCACGCTCGCCAAGGAGCGGAAGCTGGGCCGCGACGCGGGCCCGGTGCGCTACGTCCACGACGAGCGCGACCTCGCCGCACTGCGCCGGCTGATGGCCTGGAAGTCCGCCCAGTACCGGCGGACCGGGCGCAACGACCGCTTCGCTTCCGAGTGGATCAACCGCCTGGTCACGCGGCTCTTCCACACCCGCTCGGACCCCTTCGCGGGCATTCTTTCGGTGCTGTACGCGGACGGCCGGCCGGTCGCCGCCCACTTCGGACTGCGCACCGAACGAGTGCTGGCCTGCTGGTTTCCGGCCTACGACCCGGCGTACGCGAAGTTCTCCCCAGGACTGATCCTGCATCTGCGCATGGCCGAGGCGGCTGCCGCCGACGGCATCGCGTACCTGGATCTCGGCCGGGGCCAGAAGGAGTACAAGGACTCCCTGAAGACACGCGAACTCAACGTGTCCGAAGGGTGGGTGACACGACGTCACCCGGTGGCGGTCGGACACCGGGCGCGCCGCGCCCCGGTCCGGGCGCTGCGCAACGCGGTGCTCTCGCGGCCGGAGCTGTTCGAGCCTGCGGACCGGGCTCTGAAGCGCATCGGACAAATCCGCTCCAGGCACTGA